Proteins found in one Seonamhaeicola sp. S2-3 genomic segment:
- a CDS encoding Hsp20/alpha crystallin family protein → MTSLTKHKRRHRASTPWRNRMFTPWRHDLLSPMSDRLFSPNYEFDDIFENDFFTEDSLIPAMNVIEHENNFDVEFAVPGFNKDDFEVSIEDDILHVSAKKELEETKEEDNYSRKEFSYKSFKRSCRLPELVDLDQDIKASYKNGILKINLLKTQKGIEENPVKKLIEIE, encoded by the coding sequence ATGACTTCATTAACAAAACACAAAAGAAGACACCGTGCTTCAACTCCTTGGAGAAATAGGATGTTTACACCCTGGAGACATGACCTTTTATCACCTATGAGTGATCGATTATTTTCACCAAATTATGAGTTTGATGATATTTTTGAAAACGACTTTTTTACAGAAGATAGTTTAATACCCGCTATGAATGTAATTGAACATGAAAACAATTTTGATGTTGAATTTGCGGTTCCTGGATTTAATAAAGATGATTTTGAAGTTTCTATAGAAGATGATATTCTTCATGTAAGTGCTAAGAAAGAATTAGAAGAAACTAAAGAAGAAGATAATTATTCTAGAAAGGAATTTAGTTACAAATCATTTAAACGTTCATGTAGATTACCAGAGTTGGTTGACTTAGATCAAGACATTAAAGCGTCTTATAAAAATGGTATTTTAAAAATTAATCTTCTAAAAACCCAAAAAGGTATAGAAGAAAACCCAGTAAAAAAGTTAATTGAAATAGAGTAG